A window from Megalobrama amblycephala isolate DHTTF-2021 linkage group LG21, ASM1881202v1, whole genome shotgun sequence encodes these proteins:
- the LOC125256699 gene encoding LOW QUALITY PROTEIN: leucine-rich repeat-containing protein 74A-like (The sequence of the model RefSeq protein was modified relative to this genomic sequence to represent the inferred CDS: deleted 1 base in 1 codon) — protein MTSVSTVSLLDSLSLTEHEHPHEVVLEDEADTEARVPELKHIRQDLSTEELYLQACKLVGVVPVRYFLRNLGCATINLNHHGLGPLGGKALAIALVTDMHTTTLELADNFLLAEGARYLMEMLRANFTIQNLDLSDNHLQSAGAECVAKMLLENISIKSLKLAGNKFAEDDAKWFADAFSSNYRVKELDLSHNQFCGRGGEHLGQMIANNDGIEVLDLSWNHLRMKGAVAFCAGLKVNTTLKHLDLSWNGFGNEGALALGEALKFNNTLVHLDLNNNRITDEGASLLCKGLEANDTLRVLQLAYNSLTVEGALTLINVVKNTPKTAIEEINICNVLVNENFVQLLELICQEHPSLEVQYGGVGGFIAKKPRKRIDPMKVIQDYLDQRKLRLWDFFRNIDKDGTMRVPVVDFRKAVQQSSIPLERFQIEELIQRLDRDRTGIVDYRGLADTRKQMMRDHRRQLRKVESRQKKEKQKSDRILKTFESAVEAVTPRSSMIISPGVAKEDSSGPQHFSATPLSSWHHIIMSNSSRYSVNNMSSEHVHLPMIGNPSRSPDMRSYSQPNLFASLPKPPTSKPTSAQGLHSTSNPSVASSKLSPTANLTRSRPALNTEPTSKAKVKGKKKKTKKRKEKV, from the exons ATGACTTCAGTGTCCACAGTCTCTCTCTTGGACTCCCTCAGCTTGACCGAGCATGAACATCCACACGAGGTGGTCCTGGAGGATGAAGCCGACACAGAGGCTCGGG taccAGAGCTGAAGCACATCAGGCAGGATTTGTCCACTGAAGAATTATACCTGCAGGCCTGTAAACTGGTTGGTGTCGTTCCTGTCAGATATTTCCTCAGAAACCTGGGCTGCGCCACCATTAACCTCAACCACCATGGACTCGGGCCTTTGGGT GGAAAAGCTCTGGCGATCGCCCTCGTG ACAGACATGCACACCACGACACTGGAGCTGGCAGACAACTTCCTGTTAGCCGAAGGGGCCAGATATCTCATGGAGATGCTGAGGGCCAATTTCACCATTCAGAACCTT GATCTCTCTGACAATCACCTTCAGTCCGCTGGAGCAGAGTGTGTTGCTAAAATGCTCTTGGAAAACATTtccattaaatcattaaaacttGCAG GGAATAAATTTGCTGAAGATGATGCAAAATGGTTTGCAGATGCCTTTTCA AGCAACTACAGAGTCAAGGAGCTGGATTTGAGCCACAATCAGTTCTGTGGAAGAGGCGGTGAACATCTGGGTCAGATGATAG CAAATAATGACGGCATAGAGGTTCTTGATCTGAGCTGGAATCATCTGCGAATGAAAGGAGCTGTAGCTTTCTGCGCTGGACTAAAG GTCAACACGACTTTGAAACACTTAGATCTGTCATGGAACGGCTTTGGAAACGAGGGCGCTTTAGCTCTGGGTGAAGCACTCAAGTTCAACAACACGCTGGTGCACCTGGACCTCAACAACAACCGCATCACTGATGAAGGAGCGAGCCTGCTGTGTAAGGGGCTGGAGGCTAACGATACTCTCAGAGTGCTGCAG CTGGCGTATAACTCACTGACAGTAGAGGGGGCTCTTACTTTGATCAATGTAGTGAAGAACACGCCTAAAACTGCCATTGAGGAGATCAACATATGT AACGTTCTGGTGAATGAGAACTTCGTGCAGCTCTTAGAGTTGATCTGTCAGGAACATCCCAGTCTGGAGGTGCAGTATGGAGGAGTTGGAGGCTTTATTGCCAAAAAGCCTCGGAAACGCATTGACCCCATGAAAGTTATTCAG GATTACCTTGATCAGCGCAAGCTTCGTCTGTGGGACTTCTTCCGTAACATAGACAAAGATGGGACAATGCGTGTTCCTGTCGTAGACTTCAGAAAAGCCGTTCAG CAATCCAGCATCCCACTGGAGAGATTCCAGATTGAGGAGTTGATTCAGAGACTGGACAGAGACCGAACAGGCATAGTGGACTACAG AGGCCTGGCAGATACTAGGAAACAGATGATGCGAGACCACCGCCGCCAACTGCGTAAAGTGGAGTCACGGCAGAAGAAGGAGAAGCAGAAGAGCGACAGGATCCTCAAAACCTTTGAGAGCGCAGTAGAGGCCGTCACTCCACGGAGCTCCATGATAATATCTCCAGGCGTTGCCAAAGAGGACTCCAGCGGCCCCCAGCACTTCTCTGCCACCCCACTCAGCTCCTGGCACCATATAATCATGTCCAACAGCAGCCGCTACTCTGTCAATAACATGAGCAGCGAGCATGTGCACCTTCCCATGATAGGGAACCCCTCGAGATCACCAGACATGCGCTCATATTCACAGCCAAACCTTTTCGCCAGCCTCCCTAAACCACCGACCAGCAAACCCACTTCTGCTCAAGGATTGCACTCCACGTCCAACCCGAGTGTGGCCAGCAGTAAACTCAGCCCCACTGCTAACCTGACCAGATCCAGGCCGGCGTTAAACACTGAGCCCACCAGTAAAGCAAAGGTTAAAGGGAAGAAAAAGAAGaccaagaaaagaaaagaaaaggtaTAA